One window of the Triticum dicoccoides isolate Atlit2015 ecotype Zavitan chromosome 3B, WEW_v2.0, whole genome shotgun sequence genome contains the following:
- the LOC119282064 gene encoding putrescine hydroxycinnamoyltransferase 1-like, with translation MDVSREVEVVESCMVTPIEQTPSHGLWLSPIDLAIVSRGLIPTVYFYSSSSSSGVVDDFFDVTRLKLALAKALVAFYPLAGRLSVHGDGRAEIDCAGQGVLFAVARSDLAVADLVDSQPSPELRRLFAPRVEDLPSIMCAIQVTFMGCGGVVLGTALHHAAVDAPSVFHFFRTWSAFSRDRDGHVAGPGGAALELPCHDRTLLRARTPPMVHPDAFTVFCPKLSLSETSGIGPVVSEIFAVSKDQVAALKRACTSSGDGGRVSTFVAVSAHVWRSMCAARRLPPDATTRLTFPANVRRLLRPPLPARYFGNAIITLGTAGKVRDIGSEELASVAGRINGVVRRMDDELVRSAIDYLEMNGGKQPAGTLPETELRVFSWLGMPMYDADFGWGKPLAMHRALEERGGIVYLMDGLGGGVRILVSAEAAVLKDFQRLLYAII, from the coding sequence ATGGATGTAAGtcgggaggtggaggtggtggaatCGTGCATGGTGACGCCCATCGAGCAGACGCCAAGCCATGGCCTCTGGCTCTCCCCGATCGACCTCGCAATTGTCAGTAGAGGCCTCATCCCTACCGTCTACTTCTACAGCTCCAGCTCCAGCTCGGGCGTCGTCGATGACTTCTTCGACGTGACCAGGCTGAAGCTGGCGTTGGCCAAGGCTCTCGTGGCCTTCTACCCTCTCGCCGGCCGTCTCAGCGTGCATGGCGACGGTCGGGCGGAGATCGACTGCGCCGGCCAGGGCGTGCTCTTCGCCGTCGCTCGCTCGGATCTCGCCGTCGCCGACCTCGTCGATTCCCAGCCGTCGCCGGAACTAAGGAGGCTCTTTGCTCCCCGCGTTGAGGACTTGCCGTCCATCATGTGCGCCATTCAGGTGACCTTCATGGGATGCGGTGGGGTGGTCTTGGGAACGGCGCTGCACCACGCCGCCGTCGACGCCCCAAGCGTGTTCCACTTCTTCCGGACATGGTCCGCCTTCTCCAGAGACCGTGATGGACATGTAGCCGGGCCCGGGGGTGCGGCGCTCGAGCTCCCGTGCCACGACCGTACCCTCCTCCGCGCGCGCACACCGCCCATGGTCCACCCCGACGCTTTCACCGTGTTCTGCCCGAAGCTAAGCCTATCCGAGACGTCGGGCATCGGCCCCGTCGTCAGCGAGATTTTCGCCGTCTCCAAGGACCAGGTTGCCGCTCTCAAGCGTGCATGCACCAGCAGCGGCGACGGTGGCCGAGTGAGCACGTTCGTCGCCGTGAGCGCCCACGTGTGGCGGTCCATGTGCGCCGCGCGCCGGCTGCCACCGGACGCCACGACGCGGCTCACCTTCCCGGCCAACGTCCGGCGCCTCCTGAGGCCGCCGCTGCCGGCCCGCTACTTCGGGAACGCGATCATCACCCTGGGCACCGCCGGCAAGGTCCGGGACATAGGGTCGGAGGAGCTGGCCTCCGTGGCCGGCCGGATCAATGGCGTCGTCCGCCGAATGGACGACGAGCTCGTGCGCTCGGCGATCGACTACTTGGAGATGAACGGCGGCAAGCAGCcggccggcaccctgccggagacggAGCTGAGGGTGTTCAGCTGGCTGGGCATGCCGATGTACGACGCGGATTTCGGGTGGGGGAAGCCGCTCGCGATGCACCGCGCGTTGGAGGAGCGCGGCGGGATCGTCTACCTCATGGACGGCCTCGGCGGCGGCGTGCGCATCCTCGTGTCTGCGGAGGCTGCTGTTCTCAAGGACTTCCAGCGCCTGCTATATGCCATCATCTAG